The following are from one region of the Primulina eburnea isolate SZY01 chromosome 17, ASM2296580v1, whole genome shotgun sequence genome:
- the LOC140818548 gene encoding galacturonokinase-like, with protein MGEMSWPSESELNFIKTKVAEMSGRDAKEVRVVVSPYRICPLGAHIDHQGGTVSAMTINKGILLGFVPSSDSEVVIQSGQFKGEVRFCVDEIQLPKNAIKLNNSGQPNGSGPGEVYSWGNYARGAIFALQKSGNHIKKGIIGFIYGAEGLDSSGLSSSAAVGVAYLLAFESSNNLTVDPAENIEYDRLIENEYLGLKNGILDQSAILLSSYGCLTCMNCKTKEHKLVRAPEMNSQCNIGINKKFKILLAFSGLKQALTTNPGYNRRVAECQEAARTLLQASGNEGLEPRLSNVESEVYEQHKCKLDPILAKRAEHYFSENKRVLNGLDSWASGNLEEFGKLISASGLSSIQNYECGSEPLIQLYEILVKAPGVYGARFSGAGFRGCCVAFVDANHALEAASFVDKKYTTLQPKLASQINEGKVVLICDASDCARVI; from the exons ATGGGTGAAATGTCTTGGCCTTCTGAATCAGAG TTAAATTTCATCAAGACAAAGGTTGCTGAAATGTCTGGTAGAGATGCCAAAGAGGTCAGAGTTGTCGTATCCCCTTATAGGATTTGTCCACTAGGTGCTCATATTGACCACCAG GGCGGAACTGTTTCAGCTATGACAATCAATAAGGGTATACTTCTAGGATTTGTTCCATCCAGTGACTCTgag GTTGTAATACAATCAGGACAGTTCAAGGGAGAAGTTAGGTTCTG TGTAGATGAAATACAGCTGCCAAAGAATGCTATCAAATTGAATAATTCAGGCCAACCAAATGGTTCTGGTCCTGGGGAGGTATATAGCTGGGGAAATTATGCCAGAGGAGCGATTTTTGCCTTACAGAAGAGCGGTAACCATATTAAAAAG GGTATTATTGGATTTATTTATGGTGCTGAGGGGCTAGACAGTTCAGGCCTTAGCTCTTCCGCAGCT GTTGGTGTGGCATATCTTCTGGCCTTTGAAAGTTCAAATAACCTTACAGTTGATCCTGCAGAAAATATAGAATATGATAG GCTGATTGAAAATGAATATCTTGGATTGAAAAATGGCATACTCGATCAGTCAGCCATACTGCTTTCAAGCTATGGATGTTTAACTTGTATGAACTGCAAG ACCAAAGAACACAAACTCGTACGGGCTCCAGAAATGAATAGTCAATGTAACATCGGGATTAAcaagaaattcaagattttgCTGGCATTTTCCGGCTTGAAGCAGGCATTGACAACTAATCCTGGATACAATCGACGAGTTGCAGAATGTCAAGAAGCTGCAAGAACTCTGCTTCA GGCTTCAGGAAATGAAGGACTAGAGCCTCGCCTATCAAACG TTGAGTCCGAAGTTTATGAACAACACAAG TGCAAATTGGATCCCATTCTTGCTAAAAGAGCAGAACACTATTTCTCAGAGAATAAGCGAGTTTTGAATG GACTCGACTCTTGGGCTTCTGGGAATCTTGAGGAATTTGGAAAACTAATCTCAGCATCTGGTTTGAGTTCTATACAGAACTACGAATGTG GTAGCGAACCACTTATTCAGTTATACGAGATTCTGGTGAAGGCCCCGGGAGTGTATGGAGCTCGATTTAGTGGAGCAGGATTTCGAGGCTGCTGCGTTGCATTTGTAGACGCTAACCATGCTTTAGAAGCGGCGTCATTTGTCGATAAAAAGTATACCACCCTTCAGCCGAAGCTAGCAAGCCAGATTAATGAAGGCAAGGTAGTCTTGATATGTGATGCTAGTGATTGTGCTCGTGTAATTTGA